The Salegentibacter mishustinae genome includes a window with the following:
- the menD gene encoding 2-succinyl-5-enolpyruvyl-6-hydroxy-3-cyclohexene-1-carboxylic-acid synthase, with amino-acid sequence MKYSKIPVARSIVALCVAKNINHVVISPGSRNAPLTIGFTHHPDIKPYSIVDERCAAFYALGMAQQLQKPVALVCTSGSALLNYYPAIAEAYYSDIPLVIISADRPVERIDIGDGQTIRQKNVFENHILYSANLHSELVLDSEAIDKKLQQKQFESQKHNEREVNLALNKAIEGKGPVHINVPFYEPLYDLVENVDVNPLQILPEIKERTYTENQLQAYAELWNKAKRKMIIVGVAQPNIVEQEFLEKLARDKSVIVLTETTSNLNHPEFFTRIDTLIGPIEKDENSAELFKKLQPEILLTFGGMVVSKKIKAFLRNHQPQQHWHIDPKKAYNTFFCLNKHFETTVNSFFTHFFPLTETLQSDYGTYWKEIKSKRQVRHEEYMDEIPYSDLKAMQEIVPTIPENYIVHLGNSSTIRYAQLFKWKESLRIFCNRGTSGIDGSISTSVGAACVYGEPTLMISGDLSFFYDSNALWNNYIPKNFRIIILNNNGGGIFRILPGNKNTENFETYFETTHQLQAKSLSEMYGFQYYSAKTSVEIETHLEEFFSNSEKPKLLEIFTPRKINDEVLLEYFNFMKS; translated from the coding sequence GTGAAATACTCCAAAATACCTGTTGCCAGATCTATTGTAGCGCTATGCGTTGCTAAAAATATAAACCACGTAGTAATTTCTCCCGGTTCAAGAAATGCTCCCCTAACCATTGGGTTTACACATCATCCAGATATTAAGCCTTACAGTATTGTAGATGAGCGATGCGCGGCTTTTTACGCGTTGGGAATGGCGCAGCAGCTGCAAAAACCGGTAGCCCTGGTTTGTACGTCGGGCTCGGCTTTGCTAAATTATTATCCTGCAATTGCAGAAGCTTATTATAGCGATATTCCGTTAGTAATTATTTCGGCAGATCGACCTGTAGAGCGAATAGACATTGGCGATGGGCAAACCATTAGGCAGAAAAACGTTTTTGAAAATCATATTTTATATTCAGCCAATTTACATTCTGAACTTGTGTTAGATTCTGAAGCGATTGATAAAAAACTTCAGCAAAAGCAGTTTGAGTCACAAAAGCATAATGAGAGAGAAGTAAACCTTGCGCTCAATAAAGCGATAGAAGGGAAGGGGCCGGTACATATCAATGTGCCTTTTTATGAGCCTTTGTATGATTTGGTAGAAAATGTGGACGTAAACCCATTGCAGATCTTACCGGAAATTAAAGAACGCACCTATACAGAAAATCAGCTGCAAGCTTATGCCGAGCTTTGGAATAAAGCGAAGCGAAAAATGATAATAGTTGGGGTTGCCCAACCTAATATTGTTGAACAGGAATTTTTAGAAAAGTTAGCCCGGGATAAATCGGTTATTGTACTTACTGAAACTACTTCTAATTTAAATCATCCTGAATTCTTTACGCGTATCGATACCTTAATTGGTCCAATTGAAAAAGATGAAAACAGCGCAGAATTGTTTAAAAAGCTTCAGCCTGAAATTCTGCTCACTTTTGGAGGAATGGTCGTTTCTAAAAAGATCAAGGCATTTTTAAGGAACCACCAGCCACAGCAACATTGGCATATTGATCCAAAAAAAGCTTACAACACTTTTTTCTGCCTCAATAAACATTTTGAAACTACGGTAAACTCTTTTTTCACCCATTTTTTTCCGCTTACTGAAACACTCCAGAGTGATTATGGAACTTATTGGAAAGAAATTAAAAGTAAACGGCAGGTTCGTCACGAAGAATATATGGATGAAATCCCGTATTCTGACTTAAAAGCAATGCAGGAAATTGTTCCAACTATTCCCGAGAATTATATTGTCCACCTGGGAAATAGTTCTACTATCAGGTATGCGCAATTATTTAAATGGAAAGAGAGTCTACGTATTTTTTGTAACCGCGGTACGAGCGGAATAGACGGGAGTATTTCTACCTCAGTGGGTGCTGCTTGCGTATATGGCGAACCTACTTTGATGATTTCCGGGGATCTCAGTTTTTTCTATGATAGCAATGCGCTGTGGAATAATTATATTCCTAAAAATTTTAGGATAATTATTTTAAATAATAATGGTGGAGGAATTTTTAGAATCCTTCCGGGAAATAAGAATACAGAGAATTTTGAGACTTATTTTGAAACCACGCATCAACTTCAGGCGAAATCTTTAAGTGAAATGTATGGATTTCAATATTACTCGGCTAAAACTTCCGTTGAGATAGAAACACATTTAGAAGAGTTCTTTAGCAATTCAGAAAAACCAAAACTCCTGGAGATTTTTACTCCCAGAAAAATTAACGACGAGGTACTCCTTGAGTATTTTAATTTTATGAAATCTTAA
- a CDS encoding chorismate-binding protein — protein MNSEDFFTKLETQIQNGNPFVAYRNPNDKNGLTKAFLQDSDKVYRTCVFNESGFVFAPFEDENNAFFIPSENAESITTKYAADKDSEVKKENQDFPPAYTNAEAKIQHEKLVQQGIKAIQKGEFKKVVLSRNEDVQTQLEALGIFKNLLKKYETAFVYYWFHPETGIWLGATPETLLKVERDKFKTMSLAGTQSFQGTSNVNWGEKEIEEQQIVTDSILENLQDKVSGTIHRSEPYTTKAGNLLHLQTDIQGILDSEKSNLKSLILALHPTPAVCGLPKKNAKEFILKNEGYDREFYSGFLGEMNMKKEIKRNSNRRNQENQAYASILKQTSLFVNLRCMKLEAGKARLFIGGGITKDSNPADEWQETVNKSHTIKSVLVK, from the coding sequence ATGAATAGCGAAGATTTTTTTACAAAATTAGAAACGCAAATCCAGAATGGAAATCCATTTGTGGCTTATAGAAACCCTAACGACAAAAACGGACTAACCAAAGCCTTTCTTCAGGATTCGGATAAAGTTTACAGAACCTGTGTCTTTAATGAAAGCGGATTTGTTTTTGCTCCTTTTGAAGATGAAAATAATGCGTTTTTTATTCCTTCCGAAAATGCAGAAAGTATTACCACGAAATATGCGGCCGATAAGGATTCTGAAGTCAAAAAAGAAAATCAGGATTTTCCACCAGCGTATACCAATGCTGAAGCGAAAATACAACACGAAAAGCTAGTACAGCAAGGTATTAAAGCCATTCAAAAAGGAGAATTTAAAAAAGTGGTCTTATCACGAAATGAAGATGTTCAGACTCAACTAGAAGCGCTTGGTATCTTTAAGAATTTACTTAAAAAATATGAAACTGCTTTTGTGTATTACTGGTTTCATCCGGAAACCGGAATTTGGCTTGGTGCCACGCCAGAAACACTTTTAAAGGTAGAACGCGATAAATTTAAAACTATGTCTCTAGCCGGTACGCAGTCGTTCCAGGGAACCAGCAACGTGAATTGGGGAGAAAAAGAAATTGAAGAACAGCAAATAGTGACTGATTCTATTTTAGAAAATCTACAAGATAAAGTTTCTGGCACTATTCATAGATCGGAACCATACACTACTAAAGCAGGAAATCTACTGCATTTACAAACAGACATTCAGGGCATATTAGATTCAGAAAAATCGAACCTTAAAAGTTTGATTTTAGCCTTACACCCAACTCCTGCAGTATGCGGACTTCCAAAGAAAAATGCGAAAGAATTCATTTTAAAGAATGAAGGTTACGATCGTGAATTCTATTCTGGATTTCTGGGAGAAATGAATATGAAAAAGGAAATAAAGCGGAATAGTAACCGTAGAAACCAGGAAAACCAAGCTTATGCGAGTATTTTAAAGCAAACTTCTTTATTTGTAAACCTACGTTGTATGAAGCTTGAAGCCGGAAAGGCCAGACTATTTATTGGAGGCGGAATTACCAAAGATTCCAATCCTGCAGACGAATGGCAGGAAACAGTAAATAAATCGCATACCATAAAATCGGTGCTTGTTAAATAA
- a CDS encoding CvfB family protein: MLRIGENHTLNIVRETEPGLFLTDAEGNEVLLPNKYIPETFELGDEIEVFVYLDHEERPVATTLEPLVKLDEFAFLKCVETTEFGAFLDWGLEKHLFVPFKEQAYPMKKGGRYLIFCYLDEETDRLVASSKVHAFLDNSELTIEPFEEVDLIISNKSDLGYNVIINQLHLGLIYHDDVFQEINVGDEMRGFITKTRPDGKIDVSLQRPGYRSIEPNADLILDKLKQNEGYLNLTDKSSPEAIHGQLGISKKSFKRAAGNLYKQRKIDIKDDGLYLKEEA, from the coding sequence ATGCTTAGAATTGGCGAAAATCATACGCTTAATATTGTAAGGGAAACCGAACCCGGACTCTTTTTAACCGATGCTGAAGGAAATGAAGTTTTACTTCCAAATAAATATATTCCTGAAACTTTTGAACTTGGAGACGAGATAGAGGTTTTTGTGTATCTGGACCACGAAGAAAGACCGGTTGCCACTACATTAGAACCCTTGGTGAAGTTGGATGAATTTGCATTTCTAAAATGTGTAGAGACCACTGAATTTGGCGCTTTTCTCGATTGGGGTCTTGAAAAGCATTTGTTTGTGCCGTTTAAAGAACAGGCTTATCCTATGAAAAAGGGCGGCCGTTATCTTATTTTTTGCTATTTAGATGAAGAAACCGATCGTTTGGTAGCTTCCAGTAAAGTACATGCTTTTTTAGATAATTCAGAATTAACCATAGAACCTTTCGAAGAGGTAGATTTAATAATAAGTAACAAAAGTGATTTAGGTTATAATGTGATTATTAATCAATTGCACTTAGGCCTGATCTATCACGACGATGTTTTCCAGGAAATAAATGTAGGTGATGAAATGCGAGGTTTTATTACCAAAACACGTCCCGATGGTAAAATTGATGTGAGTTTACAAAGGCCCGGTTACAGAAGTATTGAACCAAATGCTGATCTTATTCTTGATAAATTGAAGCAAAACGAAGGCTACTTAAACCTTACCGATAAATCTTCGCCTGAAGCAATTCACGGCCAGTTGGGGATTAGCAAAAAGAGTTTTAAACGTGCTGCCGGAAACCTTTATAAGCAAAGAAAAATAGATATTAAAGACGACGGACTCTATCTTAAAGAGGAGGCTTAG
- a CDS encoding PH domain-containing protein, with translation MNSKAYDTAQRQSIAGILLIFISSLYKLVKIFWAMGAYLLLSGPSKTTLIYTALGLMVVTGLTLIYSYVYYLKFIFYIDYEREEFVLEKGIFSTENSAIPFDKIQQVYFKRSILQRVINVYSLVIDTAGSNQKEVEIKAISENDANRLSEILLKVKSEKVEENQLEEERVEAEDHEVWTHQVDFLTLLKIGISTNYLRGLSLVFAFVVSIYNRINTYFKDRIEDVEIYFSQFSGVLQSIGYLALLFVVLLLLSISITIIEVFIKYYGLKIQQTKDKLEVEMGLKTNTKVSLQPRRLQLMRISTNPVQKRFNLYEAQISLSSSENELQKNKIKIPGLGKEIVKKIKSFLYSESSETQFRTTFRPDKLLLFRKISLAMVPALIFLILWYFTALISLQLWAVLVFAGLYVFAAIAVQIFSFKARKLIFTEDFLQKKRGLWNKTEETLELYKIQSISLKQPIWYRRRNLVNIVFHTAGGDLKFYAVSNDVLRYINYVLYKAEVSKRNWM, from the coding sequence ATGAATTCTAAAGCATACGACACCGCTCAACGTCAATCTATAGCAGGAATCCTACTCATCTTCATTTCCAGCCTATATAAACTGGTTAAGATATTTTGGGCTATGGGTGCTTACTTATTATTGAGTGGCCCCAGTAAAACTACTTTAATTTATACAGCCCTGGGCCTGATGGTAGTGACTGGATTAACCTTAATCTACAGTTATGTCTATTACCTTAAATTCATTTTCTATATTGATTATGAACGTGAGGAATTCGTATTGGAAAAGGGAATTTTTTCTACTGAAAATTCAGCGATTCCTTTTGATAAGATTCAGCAGGTTTATTTTAAACGTTCTATCCTTCAGCGGGTAATCAATGTCTATAGCCTGGTTATAGATACCGCCGGAAGCAACCAAAAAGAAGTAGAAATAAAGGCTATATCAGAAAATGATGCGAATAGGCTTTCAGAAATTCTTTTAAAAGTTAAATCTGAAAAAGTAGAAGAAAATCAACTAGAAGAAGAAAGGGTAGAGGCCGAAGATCATGAAGTTTGGACGCATCAAGTTGATTTTCTTACCCTGCTTAAAATTGGAATAAGTACAAATTACCTGCGCGGTTTATCTCTTGTTTTTGCTTTCGTGGTGAGTATTTACAACAGGATTAATACTTATTTTAAAGACAGGATTGAGGATGTTGAAATTTATTTTAGTCAATTTTCTGGGGTGCTGCAGTCCATTGGATATTTAGCGCTACTTTTTGTAGTGCTTTTATTGCTAAGTATAAGCATTACCATTATTGAAGTTTTTATAAAATATTATGGCTTAAAAATTCAGCAGACTAAAGACAAGCTTGAAGTAGAAATGGGATTAAAGACCAATACCAAGGTTTCGCTTCAACCCAGAAGGCTTCAGTTAATGCGAATTAGTACAAACCCGGTTCAGAAACGATTTAATCTATACGAAGCTCAAATTTCATTATCCAGCAGTGAAAACGAACTTCAGAAAAACAAAATTAAGATTCCCGGCCTGGGAAAGGAAATTGTAAAAAAGATAAAGTCTTTTCTATACAGCGAATCTTCAGAAACTCAATTTAGAACCACCTTTAGACCAGATAAATTATTACTCTTCCGTAAAATTTCACTGGCAATGGTCCCGGCATTAATTTTTCTGATTCTGTGGTATTTTACAGCTTTAATAAGTTTACAATTGTGGGCGGTTTTAGTTTTTGCTGGGTTGTATGTTTTTGCCGCAATAGCAGTACAAATATTTTCTTTTAAGGCTCGAAAATTAATATTTACAGAAGATTTTTTACAAAAGAAAAGAGGTTTGTGGAATAAAACCGAAGAAACGCTTGAGTTATACAAAATACAATCTATAAGTTTGAAGCAACCAATTTGGTACCGCAGGCGAAATTTAGTGAATATAGTTTTTCATACCGCCGGAGGTGATCTTAAGTTTTACGCGGTTAGTAATGATGTTTTACGGTATATAAATTATGTTCTGTACAAAGCTGAAGTTAGTAAGCGAAACTGGATGTAA
- a CDS encoding PaaI family thioesterase, which yields MTKEEMLELSKKVCKNTLMETLEIEFTEIGDDYLIAKMPVTSRVHQPDGVLHGGASVALAESVGSMASYVFLDTEKFYIRGIEISANHLKSISEGVVFARASFIHKGRTTQLFEIRITDEDQNLISIVKLTTIALPKKN from the coding sequence ATGACGAAAGAAGAAATGCTCGAGCTTTCCAAAAAAGTATGTAAAAATACCTTGATGGAAACTCTTGAAATTGAATTCACAGAAATAGGAGACGATTATTTAATCGCGAAAATGCCGGTGACATCCAGAGTGCATCAGCCCGATGGTGTATTGCATGGCGGCGCGAGTGTGGCTTTGGCAGAAAGTGTTGGAAGTATGGCAAGTTATGTTTTTCTGGATACTGAAAAATTTTATATTCGGGGGATTGAAATTTCGGCAAATCATTTAAAAAGCATATCAGAAGGTGTTGTTTTTGCCAGGGCTTCGTTTATTCATAAAGGCCGAACTACCCAACTTTTTGAAATTAGAATTACCGATGAAGACCAAAATCTTATTTCTATCGTAAAACTTACCACCATAGCGTTGCCTAAAAAGAATTAG
- a CDS encoding 1,4-dihydroxy-2-naphthoyl-CoA synthase, which translates to MSEINWKIAKEYEDITYKKCNGVARIAFNRPDVRNAFRPKTTSELLDAFHDAHEDTSIGCVLLSAEGPSTKDGKWAFCSGGDQKARGRQGYVGEDGYHRLNILEVQRLIRFMPKAVICVVPGWAVGGGHSLHVVCDLTLASKENAIFKQTDADVTSFDAGYGSAYLAKMVGQKRAREIFFLGRNYSAQEAYEMGMVNAVIPHDELEDTAYEWAQEIMAKSPTSIKMLKYAMNMTDDGMVGQQVFAGEVTRLAYMTDEAKEGRDAFLEKRKPNFDKKWIP; encoded by the coding sequence ATGAGTGAAATTAACTGGAAAATTGCAAAAGAATACGAAGACATAACTTATAAAAAATGCAATGGTGTAGCGCGAATTGCCTTTAACCGGCCAGATGTTCGGAATGCTTTTAGACCTAAAACTACTTCAGAGCTTTTAGATGCCTTTCACGATGCGCATGAAGACACTTCAATTGGTTGTGTTTTACTTTCTGCCGAAGGACCTTCTACTAAGGATGGGAAATGGGCGTTTTGTAGTGGTGGCGATCAAAAAGCTCGTGGCCGCCAGGGCTATGTAGGCGAAGACGGCTACCATAGATTAAATATTTTAGAAGTTCAACGGTTAATTCGGTTTATGCCTAAAGCCGTAATTTGTGTGGTGCCAGGCTGGGCGGTAGGCGGTGGCCATAGTTTACACGTAGTTTGTGACCTTACGCTTGCCAGTAAAGAAAATGCTATTTTTAAACAAACCGATGCCGATGTTACCAGTTTTGATGCCGGTTATGGCTCAGCTTATTTAGCAAAAATGGTAGGGCAGAAGAGAGCCAGGGAAATCTTTTTCCTCGGAAGAAACTATTCAGCCCAGGAAGCTTATGAAATGGGCATGGTAAACGCAGTAATTCCGCATGATGAGTTAGAAGATACCGCTTATGAATGGGCTCAGGAAATTATGGCTAAATCCCCAACGTCTATAAAAATGTTGAAATACGCCATGAATATGACTGATGACGGAATGGTTGGTCAGCAGGTCTTTGCCGGAGAAGTTACTCGCCTCGCTTATATGACCGATGAAGCCAAAGAAGGTCGTGATGCCTTTCTGGAAAAGAGAAAACCAAATTTTGATAAAAAATGGATCCCATAG
- a CDS encoding PH domain-containing protein produces the protein MDPIAKEFSNEQLDLASLPKYESVAFSSVSSKYLIKMNIQTGILMLVLFITLGVLWFLQLNQLQAGIILAIISVAFIFRFWNNYKLLQSLGYAVRDKDVVYKRGFIFNKTTIIPFNRVQHASISRGVWDKLLGISSLNIFTAGGSGSDITIPGLDPEMAVRLKEAIAVKISKDEF, from the coding sequence ATGGATCCCATAGCCAAAGAATTTAGCAACGAACAGCTTGATTTAGCTTCCTTACCGAAATATGAGTCGGTAGCTTTTTCATCAGTTTCGTCTAAATATCTTATAAAAATGAATATTCAGACGGGCATTTTAATGCTCGTCTTGTTTATTACGCTTGGAGTTTTGTGGTTTCTTCAATTAAATCAATTACAAGCGGGAATTATCTTAGCGATTATTTCAGTAGCTTTTATATTTAGGTTTTGGAATAATTATAAACTGCTACAAAGCCTGGGTTATGCTGTAAGGGATAAAGATGTGGTTTACAAAAGAGGTTTTATCTTCAATAAAACAACAATAATTCCATTTAATAGGGTGCAGCACGCCTCGATTTCAAGAGGAGTTTGGGATAAGCTTTTAGGTATTTCCAGTCTAAACATTTTTACCGCGGGTGGAAGTGGTAGCGATATCACTATTCCCGGTTTAGATCCTGAAATGGCAGTGCGATTAAAAGAAGCCATAGCGGTTAAGATCTCAAAAGATGAATTCTAA
- a CDS encoding DUF2853 family protein, with product MSTKTDEKVGKYIQDVKDKTGDEPDVDLLRKVTKSCGPSIFRSDAETVSSSSESELETVKRNFLIKKLGLKDDEKLDVGLNAVMEKYGKSNRNKYRAVVYYLLTKHFKKESVFK from the coding sequence ATGAGTACAAAAACCGATGAAAAAGTAGGCAAATACATCCAGGATGTTAAAGACAAAACTGGAGATGAACCCGATGTAGATTTGTTGCGAAAGGTAACCAAATCTTGTGGGCCAAGTATCTTTAGAAGTGATGCCGAAACTGTTTCCAGTTCTTCAGAATCTGAATTGGAAACCGTAAAACGTAATTTTCTCATTAAAAAATTAGGGCTAAAAGATGATGAAAAGCTAGATGTGGGATTAAATGCTGTGATGGAAAAATATGGGAAATCTAACCGTAATAAATATCGTGCAGTAGTGTATTACCTGCTTACTAAACACTTTAAAAAAGAAAGTGTTTTTAAATAG
- a CDS encoding alpha-ketoacid dehydrogenase subunit alpha/beta has product MQSETQIKDSISFEDFKAQVMADYKIAVTSRECSLLGRREVLTGKAKFGIFGDGKEVPQLAMAKAFKNGDFRSGYYRDQTFMMAINQFSIEHFFAGLYADSNLENEPMSGGRQMGGHFTTHSLNEDGSWKNLMEQKNSSADISPTAGQMPRLLGLAQASKIYRNVEGISSENFSEDGNEIAWGTIGNASTSEGHFWETLNAAGVLQVPMILSVWDDEYGISVHAKHQTTKENISEIVKGFQRDEENKGYEIIVVNGWDYVALIEAYEKAEKIARKEHCPVLIHVVELTQPQGHSTSGSHERYKDEKRLSWEREYDCNVKLREWIIENNISTDEELEEIEKEIKREVREGKKTAWEKYLQPTKAKQKELLSVLSKLAKNTEEKETVVKLAKELNGNKEPLKKDLAITARKTLRAIRKEDSEEKSKLIDWLNDFDKDMADDYNSHLYIESNGLEAEVLPEYNEDSAEVDGRIILRDNFDQIFGNKPETLIFGEDAGEIGDVNQGLEGLQDKYGKLRVADVGIREATILGQGIGMAMRGLRPIAEIQYLDYVMYALQGMSDDLATLQYRTKGKQKAPLIIRTRGHRLEGIWHSGSQMGGILNLVRGMYVLVPRNMTKAAGFYNTLLEQDTPALLVECLNGYRLKEKKPSNLPELRTPIGKVETIREGSDITLISYGSTLRIVAQTAEELSEFGINAEVIDVQSLLPFDLDHDIVKSVKKTNRLLVIDEDVPGGASAFILDKVLNEQNAWRYLDSKPQTLTAKEHRPAYGTDGDYFSKPSAEDIFEKVYSIFNEVNPEEYPAIR; this is encoded by the coding sequence ATGCAAAGCGAAACACAAATTAAAGATTCAATTTCATTTGAGGATTTCAAGGCCCAGGTAATGGCAGATTATAAAATAGCCGTTACCAGCCGGGAATGCAGCCTTCTGGGAAGACGCGAAGTTCTTACCGGAAAAGCTAAATTCGGGATTTTTGGCGATGGAAAAGAAGTGCCACAACTCGCAATGGCCAAAGCTTTTAAAAATGGTGATTTTAGATCTGGTTACTATCGTGATCAAACTTTTATGATGGCCATTAATCAGTTTAGCATAGAACATTTCTTTGCCGGTTTATACGCAGATTCTAACCTGGAAAACGAACCAATGTCTGGCGGGAGGCAAATGGGAGGTCACTTTACCACCCACAGTCTTAACGAAGATGGTAGCTGGAAAAACCTGATGGAGCAAAAAAACTCCAGTGCAGATATCTCTCCTACCGCGGGCCAAATGCCAAGGCTTTTAGGCCTGGCACAGGCTTCAAAAATATATAGGAACGTAGAAGGAATTTCATCTGAAAATTTTTCAGAAGACGGAAATGAGATCGCCTGGGGAACCATTGGTAACGCCAGCACAAGTGAAGGTCATTTTTGGGAAACCCTTAATGCCGCAGGTGTCTTACAGGTACCTATGATACTAAGTGTATGGGACGACGAATATGGAATTTCGGTTCACGCAAAACATCAAACAACAAAAGAAAATATTTCTGAGATCGTAAAAGGTTTTCAGAGAGATGAAGAAAATAAAGGTTACGAGATCATTGTGGTTAATGGCTGGGATTATGTAGCCTTAATTGAAGCTTATGAAAAAGCTGAAAAAATAGCCCGAAAAGAACATTGCCCGGTTCTTATTCACGTGGTAGAACTTACGCAGCCTCAAGGGCACTCCACTTCTGGATCCCACGAACGTTACAAAGATGAAAAACGTTTGTCCTGGGAACGAGAATACGATTGTAATGTGAAGCTTAGGGAATGGATTATTGAGAATAATATTAGCACCGATGAGGAGCTGGAAGAAATTGAAAAAGAAATAAAACGCGAAGTTAGGGAAGGTAAAAAAACTGCCTGGGAGAAATACCTGCAACCTACTAAAGCAAAGCAAAAAGAACTACTTTCTGTACTTTCTAAATTGGCTAAAAACACCGAAGAAAAAGAAACGGTGGTTAAATTAGCTAAAGAATTAAACGGAAATAAAGAGCCTCTTAAAAAAGATCTGGCTATTACCGCAAGAAAAACTTTAAGAGCGATTAGAAAAGAAGATTCTGAAGAAAAATCCAAGCTTATTGATTGGCTGAACGATTTTGATAAAGATATGGCTGATGATTACAACAGCCATCTATATATAGAATCTAATGGGCTTGAAGCCGAAGTTTTACCAGAATACAATGAAGATTCGGCTGAAGTAGATGGAAGAATCATTTTACGTGATAATTTCGATCAAATATTCGGAAATAAACCTGAAACCTTGATTTTTGGAGAAGATGCCGGTGAAATTGGGGATGTAAATCAGGGATTAGAAGGGCTTCAGGATAAATATGGCAAACTACGTGTAGCCGATGTTGGTATTCGCGAAGCCACTATTCTTGGCCAGGGAATTGGAATGGCAATGAGAGGATTAAGACCTATTGCCGAGATTCAATACCTTGATTACGTGATGTATGCTTTACAGGGAATGAGTGATGATCTTGCTACCCTTCAGTATAGAACTAAAGGAAAACAAAAAGCACCACTAATTATTAGAACTCGAGGTCACCGTTTAGAAGGAATTTGGCACAGTGGTTCCCAAATGGGCGGAATCTTAAATTTGGTACGCGGTATGTATGTTCTAGTACCTAGAAACATGACTAAAGCTGCAGGATTCTATAATACTCTATTAGAACAAGATACCCCCGCTTTATTAGTAGAATGTTTAAATGGATATCGCCTAAAAGAGAAAAAACCAAGTAACCTGCCCGAACTTAGAACCCCAATTGGGAAAGTTGAAACCATAAGGGAAGGAAGCGATATCACGTTGATTTCTTACGGTTCTACTTTAAGAATTGTGGCTCAAACGGCAGAGGAATTAAGTGAATTCGGCATTAATGCTGAAGTAATTGACGTACAATCTTTGCTGCCATTTGATCTGGATCACGATATCGTGAAAAGTGTAAAAAAAACCAACCGACTACTGGTTATAGACGAAGATGTTCCGGGTGGAGCTTCTGCATTTATTCTGGATAAAGTTTTAAATGAACAAAACGCCTGGAGATATTTGGACAGTAAGCCACAAACACTTACGGCCAAAGAACACCGTCCCGCTTACGGAACTGATGGAGATTACTTTAGTAAACCTTCAGCAGAAGATATTTTTGAAAAGGTTTATTCAATTTTTAATGAGGTTAATCCAGAAGAATATCCAGCGATAAGATAA